A stretch of DNA from Oryza brachyantha chromosome 9, ObraRS2, whole genome shotgun sequence:
CTGAAACACATCTTCATGACAAGTGAAATGGCACACATGATTAGTTCATTCGAGGTTTCTGCTTAACATCGTCTTTGCACAATGATGCTTTGGGGCTTTGCTACTCCCCACCACTTACTGTCTTGTTTGTAGGTGTGTGTTTTGCATTGCATGTAATGTTTTGTCACCGTAGTGTCAGAATTTGTCATAGTTCATTGAGTGTATAATTGGAAGTTTGAACCTTCATTATACACAGTGTTGCAGGTGGTTGTTATTTTACAATCATTTCTCATATTTCTTAGGATATTGATTTCTTACTCTTCAACGTCACATCTTTCTGTGATATGGGTAAGACAGCAACTATGTTTTGATGCTTGAACATGATAATCAATAAAGCAACAATTAAccccatcccaaaataacttcatttgcCTATCCCACACAtaccaataaaaaacaaaaaggctATAATACCTTCATTTATCAAATCCTAAGACAATcatcctccattttatatacTTCCAATGCACTTATTCCCCACTTTCACAGCACCTATGCAATTATTGCTAAAAAAtgacttattttgggacaaagaagatataacaaaaatgatcttattctGAGGTAGAGATATATTTGATTAATCAAATGCAGGTGGAGTCTATGAGCAACCAGGAAGAAGTAGAATTGCGTGCTAAGATTGAAGCACTAGGCCTTGAAGTCACTAAGGTACCAGAGCAAACACCTAAGCAACTTGACGAGGTATCTGCAAGAAACTCTGTTTAATCCCCTTTCTATGAGTTTATGTCCTGACTTTTGTTGTCATCTCATTGCTTTTTTGCTTGACACTATGTTTAGTTAGAGATTGCAGCAGAGCTGGACAAACTATCAGCAAGGCTTGATAATGTTGACAAGATGATATCTTCTGCCATGGCCTCAGATCCAGAGGTGAAATCTCTTTTGAGTAGCACTGCTGATATCTGGATGCCCGTCATCACCGCCTCTGCCGACGAAAGGCGGGGATTTGTAGGTACAAGTGGTGAAAGCAGCAAGGAAGAGCAGGAGAAGTCTGAACAATAGCAGATACAGCCTTCTCCTACATGTACCTTTTCAGGAGAATTTCATCCCTACCATgtatcaatttttttggaCAAAAGGAAACAATAAGCACACATCCTGTCCATGTACACTGATTCATGAGACGGTAAATAAATCTGTTGAGTGTCAAACCCTGTGGTGGCCATTTTTGTATACCAattattggtttttttaggctgttatttttcagtttccaTTCTCAAACCTGCGGATGTAAAGTGCAGAAGTATGCAGCTAGGAACCACAACATTTTTATCTGGAAATGCATCAAGGTC
This window harbors:
- the LOC102718768 gene encoding uncharacterized protein LOC102718768, which translates into the protein MAEGAKPDAQLFQLLSDLLQQVESMSNQEEVELRAKIEALGLEVTKVPEQTPKQLDELEIAAELDKLSARLDNVDKMISSAMASDPEVKSLLSSTADIWMPVITASADERRGFVGTSGESSKEEQEKSEQ